The following is a genomic window from Bubalus bubalis isolate 160015118507 breed Murrah chromosome 6, NDDB_SH_1, whole genome shotgun sequence.
AGCCTATAAGGACCATAcccattaaaaaaatgtacattggCTCTCTCCACTACACTGCTTTCTCAAAGTGACCCAAAGAGCTGCTGCCACTGATAAGTTACAGGAATCCAATTTTTCATTAGGCATGCAAGAAGAGATGACTGCCAGTACCACCCAACACTTCTCCCCCATCAAGAGTGGAGGCTTCAGGATCAAGCTCCCCAGCACCTGTCACTTATGCCCCATCCACTTCCCCGTTTTGGCCCACTGAGTCATCTGTCGGCAACGGCAGCTTGGGTTTCTGCAGCCTCCACCCCAGCTAAGACATACAAAAACCCTACCCCTTCTGAAGTGGATCCCTGAAGGTCACTAAAGGAGCCAGTGAAGTCCAAGTCAAGTGTCCCATTTCGATTCCAAGTTTGGAGGAACtcacatttccattttcttccttggCAAGTAGGAGCTGGAGATCTGGTGCATTATCACCAGGGCTGGATAGAGGGGCAGCACCAGGCACAGGTACCAGGCTGCACCTTTGATCTGAGCCTGGAACCACACTGAGTGCATGCCCAGAAGCACTGTTACTGTAGCCATCAGGTAGACCACCAGTCCACATGTCAGATGGTAGAGCTTGAGACGAGCCACCCTTGAGACCCTGGCTGCCCGGGGACACAGGAGGCAAAGTCCACACAGTGCCTGGCCGATAGTGGCCAGCAACGTCAGAGCCCCTACCCAGCTGTGCCAGGACGCCAGGTGGGGCAGCTCACTGCGGGTCCTGCTGGAGATGATGAAGCCCAGGCCCAGGGCTGCACAGAGGATGGCTAGGGTCTGCCCTGCCCAGTGGAGTCGGATCCGGGCCTTTCGGGAGCAGAAGAAGAACAGGGAGTGCTCGGGTGAGAAGAGCAGGATGGCCTCAGCCATGCAGAGGCAGAACTGTGAACACAGGAGAGGGCCAGTGAACCTCAGGCCCGGCTCAGAGGCCTGCAAAAGGGGAGGTGCCCTCATACATCCAAACAAGGAAGACAAAGGGTAGGGGCTAAAGGACTCCCACCAGGACCACCTGCCTCACAGGTAGGCATTTGTGGGTAGAATTAGGAACCCACGCTTGAGTGGGAGTGTCATCATTCAGGCTGACATCCATGCCCtactaccccccacccccccgccccacatCCTCAATAGCAAGGACTCTCATTTCTTGACCAATGGAAACAGCAAAAGTTAAACTTTCTCCTgaactctgggggtggggagcaactGGATAACGCCCCTTCCACTTCCTCTTTTCAGGCCCAGAGTGGAGAAAATGATGGTATCTTCCATGCCCTCCCACCGCGTTATACCACCTGATTACCTATAGCCCAGCCCTCCATGTTTCCTGATCTCAGTGGTTGCAAGGAAAGATGGGGCCCTGGGTATTTCCCCCCACCTCTCTGAGCCAAAGAAAGGTTAAGCCTTCTAAAGGCTAGATGCTTCCTTAGGGGCATATCCAAACCAATCACCCAAACTCACCGCCAAGGCCATGAATACAGGGTGCCAGGAGAAAAGACCTAAGAATCAAAGAGAACAGACTGATGGCGGGGCACCATTGGTTCTGCCCCTGTGGCTGGCTGGAGCCCAAAGAATCTGGCTGGAGGGGAAAGGTCAGTGTAGTGTCTTCAACCCTAATCAGTATCAGGACCTCCAGGCAAAGTGGTGCAGCCAAAGGGCCTTAGGCTGAGCAACCAAGAGGGCAAACATACCAGTTTGGCCTGGACTCCCCATTCAACACTTTGCAGCTACTAGCCCAGTCCTAAAATAGACCTTGGCCTCTCTCCTTTATTTGTTGCATCCGTGAGGGGCTCTGCTGGTGACGAACTAGCGAGTTCAGTTAGTTCGCTTCAggcttctcctctcctcccagcacCCAAAGCCCCACCCTTCCAGGACCCACCCCCAGGACCACGCCCCACCACGCCCTTACTACACCTCGGCAGTCGCCCATCTACTGCGAGTCCCCACTCCACGCCTCTATGCGCTCCAAGCGCAGCCCCTCAAACACCTCGGCTCCGCCCCCTTgcctggccccgcccctcccggcACACTCACTGGTTCCTGGCCGGGACAGCACAGTCAGGAAGATGGTGAAGCCCACAGCGACCAGATGCGCCAAGATCCCACTGCCTCTCCGCAGCCAGCGGGTCAGTCTCGGCTCCCTCGGCGGAGCGAGAACCAGACCTACCTCCAGAGACTGCATGGCGGCACCCGGCAGCCGCACACTCCCAGCTGCCAGGGCAAGTCTTCCGGGTTTGCGATCGCGGAGGCGGCCGCGGAGGCGGGAGAGGCTCCTCCCCGGGACGCCGCCGACAATGCGGCGGCTCGCCCACAGCGCCCTCTGCAGACTGGGGGAAAGAGCCTAGGTCCTGGAGAGCCCCGAGGGCAGAAAGTGAGTGGACAGCTGCGGGCCCACCTTGTTTCTTCAGCCAACCTCATTGGTATCTTTATGTCTACACGGGCTTATGAGGCTTACGTCTCAAATAGCCTGTGAAAATTACTTTCATGACAACTGATTTTACCCAAGTCACAAATCTGATATACAGAACCAAGAGTGTGAAACCAGTTTTGAGCAGTTTTCCAAAAATACTG
Proteins encoded in this region:
- the LOC102405586 gene encoding probable transmembrane reductase CYB561D1 isoform X3, giving the protein MQSLEVGLVLAPPREPRLTRWLRRGSGILAHLVAVGFTIFLTVLSRPGTSLFSWHPVFMALAFCLCMAEAILLFSPEHSLFFFCSRKARIRLHWAGQTLAILCAALGLGFIISSRTRSELPHLASWHSWVGALTLLATIGQALCGLCLLCPRAARVSRVARLKLYHLTCGLVVYLMATVTVLLGMHSVWFQAQIKGAAWYLCLVLPLYPALVIMHQISSSYLPRKKMEM
- the LOC102405586 gene encoding probable transmembrane reductase CYB561D1 isoform X1: MQSLEVGLVLAPPREPRLTRWLRRGSGILAHLVAVGFTIFLTVLSRPGTSLFSWHPVFMALAFCLCMAEAILLFSPEHSLFFFCSRKARIRLHWAGQTLAILCAALGLGFIISSRTRSELPHLASWHSWVGALTLLATIGQALCGLCLLCPRAARVSRVARLKLYHLTCGLVVYLMATVTVLLGMHSVWFQAQIKGAAWYLCLVLPLYPALVIMHQISSSYLPRKKMEMQIPRSLPVLSKDSQYWARPFY
- the LOC102405586 gene encoding probable transmembrane reductase CYB561D1 isoform X2, whose amino-acid sequence is MQSLEVGLVLAPPREPRLTRWLRRGSGILAHLVAVGFTIFLTVLSRPGTSLFSWHPVFMALAFCLCMAEAILLFSPEHSLFFFCSRKARIRLHWAGQTLAILCAALGLGFIISSRTRSELPHLASWHSWVGALTLLATIGQALCGLCLLCPRAARVSRVARLKLYHLTCGLVVYLMATVTVLLGMHSVWFQAQIKGAAWYLCLVLPLYPALVIMHQISSSYLPRKKMEIAT